A genomic segment from Polyangium mundeleinium encodes:
- a CDS encoding VOC family protein — MRMNQVTVPATDIAASIAFYQALGLRLIVRSDHYARFECPDAAGGEPATFSLHLQDTPPGKDGVVVYFEEDDLDATVERLSKAGLTFEVLPTDQRWLWREAYLTDPSGNRVCLYRAGEARRFPPWRLQGS; from the coding sequence ATGCGAATGAACCAGGTCACCGTGCCGGCCACGGACATCGCCGCCTCGATCGCCTTCTACCAGGCGCTCGGCTTGCGCCTGATCGTGCGCTCCGACCACTACGCGCGCTTCGAATGCCCCGACGCGGCCGGCGGCGAGCCGGCCACGTTCTCGCTCCACCTGCAGGACACGCCGCCCGGGAAGGACGGCGTGGTCGTTTATTTCGAGGAGGACGATCTCGACGCGACGGTCGAGCGCCTATCGAAGGCGGGCCTCACCTTCGAGGTGCTCCCGACGGACCAGCGTTGGCTTTGGCGTGAGGCGTACCTCACGGATCCGTCGGGCAACCGTGTTTGTCTCTATCGGGCCGGGGAGGCGCGACGTTTTCCGCCCTGGCGATTGCAGGGTTCCTGA
- a CDS encoding macrolide 2'-phosphotransferase: MTEGSALSSAASSSFEPLDSAPALLAAARRAGLRVTTEMADFDRSGLDFLVVHAHDEEGVPWVVRTPRRLSVASAARVEARVLDLVRAHLPVAVPHWRVFTDQVIAYPRLGGVPAITVDPAAGVVWNRIDPQAPAAVFITSFAEAVAALQKVDARAIEAAGVPTKSIEDSRAEIARAMDDTRAVLAPPEVVWARWQRWLANDAIWPRHLAMVHGDLHPGHLLLDEEGRLTGILDWTEAHLGDPSIDFSIFAGAFGKTALESCIERFEAAGGTTWSGLAAHAAERWAAAPALGAKWGLTTGNDAVIEFSRTMLATIAQESG, encoded by the coding sequence ATGACTGAAGGTAGTGCTCTCTCGTCCGCGGCATCTTCGTCCTTCGAGCCACTCGATTCTGCCCCCGCGCTCCTCGCGGCCGCGCGCCGCGCGGGGCTCCGGGTCACGACCGAAATGGCCGATTTCGATCGAAGTGGCCTCGATTTCCTCGTGGTGCACGCCCACGACGAGGAAGGCGTGCCATGGGTCGTGCGGACGCCGCGGCGTTTGTCCGTGGCCTCCGCCGCGCGCGTCGAAGCGCGGGTGCTCGATCTCGTGCGCGCGCACCTGCCCGTCGCCGTGCCGCATTGGCGCGTGTTCACCGATCAGGTGATCGCCTACCCGCGCCTCGGCGGCGTCCCAGCCATCACCGTGGATCCCGCCGCCGGCGTCGTCTGGAATCGTATCGATCCACAAGCCCCCGCGGCCGTGTTCATCACGTCGTTCGCCGAGGCCGTCGCGGCACTCCAGAAGGTGGACGCCCGTGCGATCGAAGCGGCGGGCGTGCCCACGAAATCGATCGAGGACAGCCGCGCCGAGATCGCCCGCGCCATGGACGATACACGCGCCGTGCTCGCGCCGCCCGAGGTGGTCTGGGCGCGCTGGCAGCGCTGGCTCGCGAACGACGCGATCTGGCCGCGTCACCTCGCCATGGTGCACGGCGATCTCCACCCGGGCCACCTGCTGCTCGACGAGGAGGGTCGGTTGACGGGGATCCTCGACTGGACCGAGGCCCACCTCGGGGATCCATCGATCGATTTCTCGATCTTCGCCGGCGCTTTCGGCAAGACCGCGCTCGAATCGTGCATCGAGCGGTTCGAGGCGGCCGGAGGCACGACGTGGAGCGGCCTCGCCGCGCACGCCGCCGAACGCTGGGCCGCAGCCCCCGCGCTCGGGGCGAAGTGGGGGCTCACGACGGGGAATGATGCCGTGATCGAGTTCTCCCGGACGATGCTCGCGACGATCGCCCAGGAAAGCGGGTAA
- a CDS encoding Rab family GTPase, whose translation MSMLIASCILLAFALAGLVFVAARYRRTTQAEIDVRKRAESLENENRALGAKLHVAVEEDKKKVGWLDHQEQEILWLRAELEKRPKITRKTYKILTLGVKATGKTSLTLKWANPLIDLGVLAGTKIDRYERTVSHVSQKDVVIEHVFEVGDWGGEHIVDAQQELIGDEIHGLLIVVDLGGKDAKKVEPGRIQEQLQEFQAQALKYFFGPKTVASCKTVVLFINKSDLLSGTPLEVEEQAKKLYAPLIENLMKYSMQLDIRVFVGSANFGHSTHLLFSHFVERILPKHAYDSQLLQRMVKDFSEAPKAEMSEKTIPLPAVNASAEPPKLSRVN comes from the coding sequence ATGTCGATGCTCATCGCCTCGTGCATCTTGCTCGCGTTCGCCCTGGCTGGGCTCGTCTTCGTGGCGGCGCGATATCGGCGGACGACGCAAGCCGAAATCGACGTGCGGAAGCGCGCCGAGTCCCTGGAAAACGAAAACAGGGCGCTCGGGGCGAAGCTCCACGTCGCCGTGGAAGAGGACAAGAAAAAGGTTGGCTGGCTCGACCACCAGGAGCAGGAGATCCTCTGGCTCCGGGCCGAGCTCGAAAAGCGGCCCAAGATCACGCGCAAGACGTACAAGATCCTCACCCTCGGCGTCAAGGCCACGGGCAAAACCTCGCTCACGCTCAAATGGGCGAACCCGCTCATCGACCTCGGCGTCCTCGCGGGCACCAAGATCGATCGATACGAGCGGACGGTGAGCCACGTGTCGCAGAAAGACGTGGTCATCGAGCACGTCTTCGAGGTCGGCGATTGGGGCGGCGAGCACATCGTCGACGCGCAGCAGGAGCTCATCGGGGACGAGATTCACGGGCTGCTCATCGTGGTCGATCTCGGCGGCAAGGACGCAAAAAAGGTCGAGCCAGGGCGCATCCAGGAGCAGCTCCAGGAGTTCCAGGCGCAGGCGCTCAAGTACTTCTTCGGCCCGAAGACCGTGGCGTCGTGCAAGACGGTCGTGCTCTTCATCAACAAGAGTGATCTGCTCTCCGGCACGCCGCTCGAAGTGGAGGAGCAAGCGAAGAAGCTCTATGCCCCGCTCATCGAGAACCTGATGAAGTACTCGATGCAGCTCGACATTCGCGTCTTCGTCGGCTCCGCGAACTTCGGGCACTCGACCCACCTCCTGTTCTCACATTTCGTGGAGCGCATCCTCCCGAAGCACGCGTACGATTCGCAGCTCTTGCAACGCATGGTGAAGGACTTCTCGGAGGCGCCGAAGGCGGAGATGTCGGAGAAGACGATCCCGCTGCCCGCGGTGAACGCGTCCGCCGAACCTCCCAAGCTTTCGCGGGTGAACTGA